Genomic DNA from Phyllostomus discolor isolate MPI-MPIP mPhyDis1 chromosome 12, mPhyDis1.pri.v3, whole genome shotgun sequence:
TCACCCAAAGTCAGCTCCCATCACGAGTCTCAGTGCCTTCTAGGGACTTCCCACCTTTTTCAACGCCAACAGCCACGTCCTCAGGATGAGGCACAAAGCCCACCAGGCTCTAAGCCTTGCTCATGGGTCCTAGGTGGCTTTAGGTACCTTTCCGCCTCAGGGCCCTGCCCGCCGGGAATGTTCTTCCCTTAGTGTTCCTATTGCTCATTCCCTCACTTCCATTAAGCCTCCGTTTACATGCATTTTCAACAAGACCTCCTCTCGCCGACCTGCACAACATCTGTAGAATTCTCTATTCTCTTCACCTTGATTTATGTGTCTGCTTAACAGTGACTGCCTTTCTGACACCTTCTGTTGGTCATAAATCTCATGAGGGCGGGCTCCGCTGTATTCCAGAACAGTGTGAACACatcaatctattcaataaatatgtatccaATGGATGAGTGAAGGCGTACAGTACAATGAGGTCAGTACTACcattccctccccccttttctcttcttttaaaagattctatttatttatttttagagaggggaagggagggagagagggaaacatcaaagtgtggttgcctctcatgcgccccctactggggacctgacccaaaacgcaagcatatgccctgactgggaatcaaactggcagccctttggtttgcaggctggtgctcagtccactgagccacactagccagggcatatttttctcccttttctgatgGAGAAACAGAGAATAATTAACTGAAGATTTAATGGAAGTTTCTATATttggtaagtggcagaactgggatttcATGATGTAAAAAAGTTCACCTTTATGGAGCTTGTATTATCCACCCTTCATTATCCTAAGTGCATTGTGTATATGAATATTCAGTCCTCacaacccattttacagaagagaaaactaaatgAGAAAGGGGCTTGCTTGTCATGTTTGCCTGCACTTTTGGCACGTGCTAATGCTACCTAGTTCTAAAACTAGTTCTttcaggaatatatatatatgcctttgcctcctcattgctgggagaatgagggaaagaaatCTGGGATTTCTAACCTCACTATGAGCAGGGACTGTCAAAGATGGCAGATCACTAGTCAAGTCAGGGAATGCAGGGCGGGTTGGTTTGACTCTCCCCTTGATTCTCCCACATCCAGCTGCTGCCTGGATTCTCCCATTGGATGCTGGGATACAGGGCCAGTGGCAGTAAAAGGAACCTAGAGAATAAGCATGGCACGTTATGGAAGTTAGTAGCTGTGTCCCATCAAAGCTCAAGCTGGTACACAGGCTCTGACCCAAGACGTCCTTGGGGGCCCCCCTCGATGCTCTGTGATTCCTCTAACATACCTCACAGCCCCAAGCACATTCCAATCATCAGAAAGgggcaaagggccctggctggtgtggctcagtggattgagtgttggccttcgaaccaaagggtcgccggttcaattcccagtcagggcacatgcttgggttttgggccaggtccccagtagggggcgcgtgagaggtaaccacacattgatgtttctctccctctctttctccctcccctctccaaaaataaataaataccccccccccttttttaagagaaaaggatggagggaaatgggacatTCCGTTTCTTTTTAGAGTAGGGTCTGGAAGCTGCACACATCATTTCTGCTCATATTCGACAGGCCAGAGTGCAGTGATGTGGCCACACACAGTCTTTCTCACAGGTGACCATGCATCTGGCTAGGTAGCCCGTCATCATGAAGACTGACTAGGGGTCAGTTAGCAATCAGTCTCCACTGCCGATATGTAACGCGGATATACAGCCTGGCAAATTTAACATTCCCAGACCTGATTCTTCGTTCCTCCAAAACCTGCTCCTCTCCACCGTTACCCCCTCTCAGTTAGTGGTGGAACATGGCACCAATCCAGCAGTACTGTTTGAGACACGCCGAGTGTGAAGTGCCTGCAGGACATCCGGTGTGGGTTTCCCACATGTGTCTGAAGTCTCCGAGGGACGTCTGTGCTCAAGAATCCAATGGGATCTCTGGGTGACGGACACAGGGTGTATGCAAACGCTATAGTCAGAGGCAGCACAGAGGACCAAGGGTGGAGAGAGGAGCATTCTGCAAAGGCTTGAGGAGGAGCAGCTTGAgacacaggagaggttgttggggCGCCGTTCCCAGGCATATCGAGAGCATTGGGGAGCAGCCTCCTTTATGTCTGCCATCACCACAACTGCGCATATAGGAAAATGGGGGCCAATGCTAAATATCAGGGGCTGAAGAGGGACTTGGGAGCAAAGGACCAAGTAAGTACAGAGAGCTCTCCTGGGCAGGAGGGATGACGTTAGTACAGGGGGAATTTCTGAGCAAGAGAGAGGCAATGACAGCGATTCAAGTCTTGAAAAGACTCCCCCgccccatcaaaaaaaaaaaaaagatttagctGTAGCAACGCAGAAGGATGGCTCATACTTTTAGACAAGAGATCGGGGGAGTGCAAATTGAGATAGATCTGGAGAAATAAGGGTGGAGGTGTGAAGTTCATGCCTGAAGTGTGTAACGCTGAACAGTGATATAGATAATACTAATATTATTGCTACTATTACTAAGCACTAACATTTACCCAACACTTACACTATATGCCAGGCAGCTTTCTTCAGGGAGCTAATTGTGCTTCAACAGCCCTTCTTAAATACTGAGAGCTTGGTCTCTCTCAGTAGTTGAGTGCTGTAACATTTTGGTGCAAACTAAAAATAGCAACAGTAACTTTTATCCCACCTTATCTGACCCTTTTCTGTGTCAGAGCTTCTTCCTGGTCTCTGGGGAATGATAGGtcataaaaaaaattgtttttttttccatattgatTCATCGGTCGTGACTCATATCAACGAGAAATCTTGAGCACCAAAACAGCCCTGGTCAACAAACCCACTTCACCAGCAATTTGAGGCAAAATGTTgtgttaaaaaaatgtatgaatgttAGAAGGTATGCGTTAGTGAATACCCCCGTAATCACTAAAATGCTGGATTATTCTGCAAATGTGTTCACGGTTTGAGAGATGTGACTTCCTCTCGGGCCGTGAGCAGAGGGAAGTGATAGGGTTTGTCAATCTCTTATTGTTGTTCACCCGAGCCTGGCCAGGGGATCTGGGTTCATAGTAAAAGTTCAAGGCTTGTTCAAGGCCTTTGTGCagtagacaaaaaataaaaattaaaaaaaattaaaccgcTTTCACTTTACACCCgaaatgagaaaattattagAAACAACTGGGTTTCATTCTGACTCGAAGTCTAAAAATTTCACTGGTCAGTAGGAACTCAGgtgtttttctggaaaaaacacactgaagaaaaataGGGGCCTCACTGGGGAGaaaattttattcacaaaacATGGAGATGGAACACTATGAGCATTGTGAGAATTGCTGACAATATTcgtgctgggttttttttttttttttttttttttaccagcaaACACTTCGGAATTTGAATATGGATAAGGCGAAGAGCACAGTGGGTCCTCGCAGCGTCTGCCTCCAGTGTCACTCAAGAACACCTGTTTAATATTCATGAACTTGAGGGCTGTGGATACCTTCTCCAGATTCTCCCTTGGTCCTGGTAAAGAACTCCATAGTCCTTCTGACTTTTAACTGAGAGcagagtttacttatttttatgcagttttttttgggggggtgggggactcaGCGATTTCTGCCACGTTTTGATATACCAGGtcattataaaattacatttcatttattcagttgCTGCTTAAGAGGAAGTAGAATAGCTGAAGTGTGTTCTTACACGCTAGACACTGTAGTACCACGTTGATTTAATTACTCAAAGTCTTTAAAGACTTTCATTCCCATTTGCCTATTTTGATAACACATAAAGATATGTCCTTAAAAGATGGTGATTTTAACTGATCTTTCCCATGAAATATAGCTGCTCATCGTTTCCAAATGGGGACCTGTAATGGGGAAATGACGAAAGAATAAGGAATTGAGTTAAAATTGGACTCGATTTAACACCGTCATTTATCACCAGTGTTCCTAGAATAATTCAAATTCCTCTAGCTTATTTTTTATAATTGGTTAACTTTTTATAGTTGGTTATAGTTGGGAAGCCCTGACTATTAAAAAACATGTGCTAAGAACAACAGCCAAATGCCCTGAATCTAGGATTGTTGATACACAGGAAGGTTGACCAGCAGATGCATGGGATCTCACACAGCATTTTATGATGGGCTTATCAGCAAAGTTGCAAGGTGTTGAAACAATGAATTGTTAGTAGTTCTATTATTGCTTTGCTAAAAAAGTGTGGCTgagtcattaaaagaaaaaagggcccTTTTTCAAGAAAACGGGGACTTTGGGACTAAATGTGAGGACACACGGATTTAAATGGTTTTATCTGTCAAACGGCACATCGGCCTCTTTCCAGTTGGGGTCAACCCCGAGGCCACGTTCCCTCTGCCCACGACCTGCCGAAGGTCGGACCTGCCGGAGGCGGGCTCTCCCCTTTGTAAGCCGTGACACGCCGTGTGTTGGCAGGAGCCTGGGCAGATGACCTTGGTCCCCGGTAAACAGGCCTGCGCTCTCgggctgcctctgccctgctTCCTTAGGCTGCGGGGAAAGGGTGGGGGTCGGAGACCTAGCATTCGAGGGACTCTGCGCGCTGCGGGACACCCAAGGCCCCCTTGACACACTTTCAACCCAATTCGTCCCCCCAACAAAATGGGGAGCGACCACATTTCGGCACAGTCCTCGGTTGGGAAGAACGGGGGGCTCTCCGACACTCCCAGGGGCTCCACGGGGTTTCCGGGGCGCGATCCCTTCTTTCTGTGGGGCGACGGACAGCAGCGGGTCTCGGGAGGTactgccccctcctcccggcATCAAGATGGCGACCGATCCTGGTGGGACTCCGAGAGCCGCGAGCCACTTCCCCTTCCCAACGCCCCCTGCGCAGGCGACGACGGCGATCGGGAGGGGGGCGGAGCCGCGCATGGGTGGGGCGGAGCCGAGCCCTGCGTCTCCCCGTCCCCGCCCCGGAGTCGCCGCCAGACCCGTGGCGCGCGCTGCCTGCCGGGATACTCGGCCCGCCCCTCCAATCCTCCCGGCTTTCGCCGCGGTCGCGAGATCCGCGTTTTCCCCAAGATGGTGGCACTGGGCTCGGGGTGACTGCAGGAGACGACAGAACCTGAATCCCCCCTGGCCGGAAGCTCGACACACCGCCCTCCTCTCCCTCGCGCACTCCGCCGCCCCCGCTTGTGCGTCACCTCTGCCGACCCGGCGCTCACGGCCGCGGGCGGCGGCGCCTCCCTCGGCTCCTCCTCGGGGCCGCGCTCGGAGCAGCTCGCAGCCCAGCCGCGGCCAGGCGGGCCCCGCAGCCCCCCGGTGTGGACAGGCAGCGTCGGAGCGGCGGCTGGCGACGAGCTCGGGGTATTCTGCGGCCCCGGCGCCCCCTTTCCCGGCCTCGGTCTCCGGAGAAAGAAGCGCGGGTCCCGCATGAGCGCCGGCGGTGGCGGCAGCGAAAGGGAACGAGGCGGTGGCGGGCGGAGGCGGCGGGCGAGGGCGACGACGACCAGTGAGGCAGCCGCTGCTGCGAGGGCCGCAGCCCAGGCGCGGGGGCGACGACAGGTCGGTGTGGCCGAagccgggccctgggctggggacgCCAGGTGGCAGCTCCTTGGGGCCCCGCTGTCGCCTAAGCGGCCCGCGGGGGCCGGCTCCAGCGAGGGCAGGgacgcccccagccccggggcgcGTGTTGGGGGGCGCGTGGGGTGGAGGGGCCGGTGCCAGCAGCAGGCCCTGGTGGCCGCGGCTGCCGCCGCCGTAACTGTCAGTGCTGCTGTGCGCCGGCGGGAGGACTGGGGCGCCGGGGGACGCGAGCGGGCccgggggcgggcgggcgtgCGAGAGCCGCGGTGGCCCTTCGCGGAGCCGCGGTCGCGGGCCGGGCCTTGGCCCAGCCCGGGAAGGGCCGCTTGCTCTCGGTGGTTGGCTGGGTTGGTGGAGAAACGTTTAGACGGGGTCCAGGATGGGTTGGGGTTTAGGGCGTGACTGGTGGAGAGAGAGCGCAGACGAAGTGATAAATGGAAGCCCAGGGCTGTGTTCGCAGATTACTCCCAGGTTCTGAAAGGAAGCGTGTGCTCGGGGGCCGGCCGGAGGCTCTGCTCGGTGCAAGCCTGCAAACGGGGCGCCTGTctcccccccctgcccccaccccctcgtTTTCAGTTGAGAACATGAACAGGACTCTCCGCTTCGTGGGGTGCAGGGTTTTGTTGGTGGAGTCAGGAATGAATGTGGCAAATGCTTTCGTCGGTAACGTTAAAGATAGGGTAATACAGACGTTGTTTGATTAAGCTTAGAATCCTCGAAAGATTTGAGTCTCTGAATTTTTCTACAGCGTCCTATGGGCGTGCTGAAATGGAATCGGTACAGAGTTTCTTTGGGATTACACTTATTAAGTGGCTAGGGTGCTGGTGAAAAGGTAAACTCATAGCGTGTATTTGCATTTCAAAGTTACCCTCCGTGATGAAGCGATGGGAATACGATCCATAATTTGGAGTCGTTGCGCTGCTTTCAGTATTGAGAGAAGCAGCAAATTCCTACAGAATTTTGGGTGAGAAGGAAAAGGGCTTGAGATGGAAAGGACCTAAAGTTTAGACGGACAGCTCTTTAAAAGTTCGGTTTCAAAGACACTAGGCACCCAATAAATTGTCGAAGGATTTGGACTAACAGGATGAGAAGTAAGTACGCTTCCTGACAAGGTTATTTTGTAGACCGTGTCAAGAACTTGagaatttaggaagaaaaaataaaagttttgtcaTGGGTATAATGGAAGTAACTCGGGAATGAGATCCTGCTTGTAAATCTGAGCTACTTgccacatttttaatgaaattaatgcAATATTAATAATGGTGCTGATGAACCTAGAGGATAGCTGGAAGCCCTTTCAGAAACCGGTAatcacaacaaaacaaaataagaaataggtGCAAGAAATAATGCCTATTTGCAAAATTAGGATCTACAGTAAGCTGATCTTGCTGTGTCAATATTTGCTAACTGGCATTAGTGTGCTAGTTAATATGTACACATCCTGTGGGCACTGGGGAATGTAACTTGATACAGATTGTGATACAAATTAGTGTTTGATCCCTTTTCAGAGGTTTTGTAAGCGCCTTTTGTATTTGATGACTTAAAAAGTAACTTCTTAAGTGAGGGAACCTACTGATCAGGAGTGTGAGGAAGATACTTTCTGGTCCCACTGGTCCAGCCCATTTAACAAGATTGATCAGGCATCTGC
This window encodes:
- the LOC118497825 gene encoding translation initiation factor IF-2-like, whose amino-acid sequence is MPHNQQKHKLSPEVTDRMEPAGKDFQMTVAAVPEGSEKHQPPRASGPSRAGPRPGPRPRLREGPPRLSHARPPPGPLASPGAPVLPPAHSSTDSYGGGSRGHQGLLLAPAPPPHAPPNTRPGAGGVPALAGAGPRGPLRRQRGPKELPPGVPSPGPGFGHTDLSSPPRLGCGPRSSGCLTGRRRPRPPPPPATASFPFAAATAGAHAGPALLSPETEAGKGGAGAAEYPELVASRRSDAACPHRGAAGPAWPRLGCELLRARPRGGAEGGAAARGRERRVGRGDAQAGAAECARERRAVCRASGQGGFRFCRLLQSPRAQCHHLGENADLATAAKAGRIGGAGRVSRQAARATGLAATPGRGRGDAGLGSAPPMRGSAPLPIAVVACAGGVGKGKWLAALGVPPGSVAILMPGGGGSTSRDPLLSVAPQKEGIAPRKPRGAPGSVGEPPVLPNRGLCRNVVAPHFVGGTNWVPIWKR